From one Catenuloplanes nepalensis genomic stretch:
- a CDS encoding aldo/keto reductase, with the protein MKYTRLGRTGLTVSRIGLGCMSYGDAAAGMHRWTLDEEAAAPFFRQAAELGVTFWDTANVYQGGTSEEFVGRAITRFARREEIVLATKVSGRMHDGPGGSGLSRGAVLEQADASLRRLGTDYIDVYYIHRFDPETPVEETVQALDDLVRAGKVRYLGASSMWAWQFAKAQHAAALNGWTRFSAMQDQYNVLKREEERDMIPMCLDQGIGLTPYSPLAKGRATRPWGRATARSSSDDVARAFDRDADEPVVNALQRIAEGRGVAMAQVALAWVLSKPAVSCPIVGATKPHHLRDAVAALDIDLTEAEITALESPYLPQDNYWW; encoded by the coding sequence GTGAAGTACACGCGACTGGGCCGCACCGGGCTGACGGTGAGCCGGATCGGGCTGGGCTGCATGAGCTACGGCGACGCCGCGGCCGGCATGCACCGGTGGACCCTGGACGAGGAGGCCGCCGCGCCGTTCTTCCGGCAGGCCGCCGAGCTGGGCGTGACGTTCTGGGACACCGCGAACGTCTACCAGGGCGGCACCTCGGAGGAGTTCGTCGGCCGGGCGATCACGCGGTTCGCCCGGCGCGAGGAGATCGTGCTGGCGACCAAGGTCAGCGGGCGCATGCACGACGGCCCGGGCGGCAGCGGCCTGTCCCGCGGCGCGGTCCTGGAACAGGCCGACGCGTCGCTGCGCCGGCTGGGCACGGACTACATCGACGTCTACTACATCCACCGCTTCGACCCGGAGACGCCGGTCGAGGAGACCGTGCAGGCGCTCGACGACCTGGTCCGGGCCGGCAAGGTGCGCTACCTCGGCGCGTCGTCGATGTGGGCGTGGCAGTTCGCGAAGGCTCAGCACGCCGCCGCGCTGAACGGGTGGACGAGGTTCTCCGCGATGCAGGACCAGTACAACGTGCTCAAGCGCGAGGAGGAGCGGGACATGATCCCGATGTGCCTCGACCAGGGCATCGGCCTGACACCGTACTCACCGCTGGCGAAGGGCCGGGCGACCCGGCCCTGGGGCCGGGCCACGGCCAGATCGTCGTCGGACGACGTCGCCAGGGCCTTCGACCGCGACGCCGACGAACCGGTGGTGAACGCGCTGCAGCGGATCGCCGAGGGCCGCGGCGTCGCGATGGCCCAGGTGGCGCTGGCCTGGGTGCTGAGCAAGCCGGCCGTCTCCTGCCCCATCGTCGGCGCGACGAAGCCGCACCACCTGCGGGACGCCGTCGCCGCCCTCGATATCGACCTCACCGAGGCCGAGATCACCGCCCTCGAGTCGCCGTACCTGCCGCAGGACAACTACTGGTGGTGA